A single genomic interval of Pseudorasbora parva isolate DD20220531a chromosome 21, ASM2467924v1, whole genome shotgun sequence harbors:
- the dnmbp gene encoding dynamin-binding protein isoform X3, translating into MKGQVALGHLVPFAPVPWDFNRTPPKRGKSVEELVSEGWEKERCMQMLHFQQQQQQLQQQPIMCPQDFRPVPGHWEQQAYLGQANGYRHQCWEYEDSDKIPYQEVPPQQFFYQSPEAVYQEPRMPQEWAGNHCFYQHQEELDYTEHRDFAQSPRSKERPDHVTRYHSWESDEYYEGREPYSRRDRYAYSLDRENRDYYDKELDKYRDGDRRGRDYYDHKELDKYDRYNRRDKHYDSNNKEHYNTRENDRYRYREADHYDSRDNYHYERYDRREKDQGDDRKGDRYDRSHREEGRRSYQHRERGSLDRRDYEGYAQRKGDYCDYKEKEKIHSDFRKDDYCDRRERTVERELPKLNNKELYEHKKDNHYDLKPRDRYDYRENCKSEQRDRYEPRERDSYQYREGDQHDCRVKEDRIFWKDERYDSGVKDCYEDKGCESDQNDQKSRERYRDIRSNSVEQKQDGYSTDHSSGRRCKEWEKDVYHKQTLKERKSYEDPVQLTYDHKDRYSDHRGSEKLNVEGHGQTRKPIYVGSLDRNSFYRKTAPSSLRKSEFATNRKKKQEMTLLASQPKSLESSPGSAATAEDPEQRMLEKRLKVIEELLQTEHDYIKDLQMCVKEIIQPLQKKQVQNIDFDGLFGNINSVIDLSRRLYKTLHDTDSTGQVFLDYKGELEEVYKIYCQNHDDAISLLETYEKDENIQKHVLECLEKLRGIYREWGKTNYINLGSFLIKPVQRVMRYPLLLMELLNTTPESHHDRKQLAEAVMSIKEINVNINEYKRRKDLVVKYRKVDEDRLIDKISKLSMHSIIKKSNRVSSHLKHLTGISSQIKDEAFDDAEKRFRLQERLIKSFIRNISLYLQHIRESASVKVLAAISFCDVYTERQQQMDPERFQRAHRCISDTQFTEFKERTEVLVITPLTQLLNMFAGPHKLIQKRRDKLLDYDNCKERAERLKDKRVQEELQAARNNYEALNAQLLDELPKFHRAAEDLFTSCVRGFAQAQRDFVSLTLGELTPLLQLSGLGGTEGNLVSLFQEEHTRVLDLLQSFSFFPDNLPTTIRKPFEKKTLEKQSSKKQGPPNCVIQTDEHRAALLARYGPEKLYQAERNFNAAQDLDVSVLEGDMVGVIKQQDPMGSQNRWLIDNGVTKGFVYSSFLKPYNPRRSHSDVSIESQSSNESGYGGSSPMFSRQNSNSTLTFNQETSTVSFSSAYTRPNLETTPRKNREASSTNYSPANQRDSLDPTFRNSPNLKEPSETACRNNRDHSEPSYRNPTNHRDSLDSDQTTPTNNRDPPDFPETDCSSIKNSRYESSSRYHDSRGSQQRQNGDSSVQQKRPQYPPEEYVDPEPEPEIDGHQIYYALYSFSARCANELSISANQRVRILEFQDMNGNQEWWLGEAGGRRGYVPSNYIRKSEYT; encoded by the exons ATGAAGGGACAAGTGGCCCTAGGACACCTTGTGCCATTTGCCCCAGTGCCCTGGGACTTCAACAGGACTCCTCCCAAGAGAGGTAAGAGCGTGGAAGAGTTGGTGAGTGAAGGTTGGGAGAAGGAGAGATGCATGCAAATGCTGCATtttcaacagcagcagcaacaacttCAGCAGCAGCCAATTATGTGCCCACAGGACTTCAGACCTGTACCGGGACACTGGGAGCAGCAGGCCTACCTCGGACAAGCCAATGGGTACCGTCATCAATGCTGGGAATACGAGGACTCGGACAAGATTCCCTACCAAGAAGTACCTCCCCAACAATTCTTCTATCAGTCACCAGAAGCAGTGTACCAGGAGCCAAGGATGCCACAGGAATGGGCCGGCAATCACTGTTTCTATCAGCATCAAGAAGAACTGGATTACACTGAACACAGAGACTTTGCACAGAGCCCAAGGAGTAAGGAACGTCCTGATCATGTGACTCGGTACCACTCTTGGGAATCAGATGAGTACTATGAGGGTCGAGAGCCTTATAGTCGCAGAGATCGGTATGCGTACAGTTTAGACCGCGAAAACCGGGACTACTATGATAAGGAGCTAGATAAATACAGAGATGGGGACCGCAGAGGCCGGGATTACTATGACCATAAAGAGCTGGATAAGTATGACCGTTATAACCGCAGAGACAAGCACTATGACAGTAATAATAAAGAACACTACAACACCAGGGAAAATGACCGGTACAGATATAGAGAAGCAGACCACTATGACTCCAGAGACAATTACCATTATGAGCGCTATGATCGTAGAGAGAAAGACCAGGGTGATGACAGAAAGGGGGACCGCTATGACCGTAGTCACCGTGAGGAAGGCCGTAGAAGCTACCAGCATAGAGAAAGGGGTTCACTTGATCGAAGAGACTATGAAGGGTATGCGCAAAGGAAAGGAGATTACTGTGACTACAAAGAAAAAGAGAAGATCCACAGTGACTTTAGGAAAGATGACTACTGTGACCGTAGAGAAAGGACAGTAGAAAGAGAACTCCCTAAACTAAATAACAAGGAGTTGTACGAACATAAAAAAGATAACCACTATGACCTCAAACCAAGAGACCGGTATGATTACAGAGAAAATTGCAAGTCGGAGCAGAGAGATCGCTATGAACCTAGGGAAAGAGACTCTTATCAATACAGAGAGGGAGATCAACATGATTGCAGAGTAAAGGAAGATCGAATCTTCTGGAAAGATGAACGTTATGATAGTGGTGTTAAAGACTGCTATGAAGACAAGGGTTGTGAGAGCGATCAGAATGACCAGAAAAGCAGGGAGCGTTACAGAGATATAAGGTCAAATTCAGTAGAACAGAAACAAGACGGTTACAGTACTGACCACAGCAGTGGACGGCGCTGCAAGGAATGGGAAAAGGATGTTTATCACAAGCAGACATTGAAGGAGAGAAAGTCATATGAAGATCCTGTTCAACTCACTTACGACCACAAAGACCGGTACAGCGATCACCGGGGCTCAGAAAAACTGAATGTGGAAGGTCATGGCCAGACACGGAAACCCATTTATGTGGGTTCTCTGGACAGGAACAGCTTCTATAGAAAGACAGCACCCAGCTCTCTCAGGAAGTCAGAATTTGCCACCAACAGGAAAAAGAAACAAG AGATGACACTGCTTGCCTCCCAGCCAAAGTCTCTGGAATCATCGCCGGGATCAGCGGCCACGGCAGAAGACCCCGAACAAAGGATGCTGGAGAAAAGATTAAAGGTCATAGAGGAGCTTCTGCAGACAGAACATGACTATATCAAGGATCTTCAGATGTGTGTGAAGGAGATCATTCAGCCTTTGCAGAAGAAGCAG GTCCAGAATATTGACTTTGATGGTCTCTTTGGAAACATCAACTCTGTTATTGACCTTTCCCGTCGACTCTACAAGACCCTCCATGACACTGACTCAACAG GTCAAGTGTTCCTGGACTACAAAGGGGAATTGGAGGAGGTTTACAAGATCTATTGCCAAAATCATGACGACGCCATCTCTTTACTGGAGACCTATGAGAAGGACGAGAACATCCAGAAGCATGTTTTGGAATGTCTAGAGAAGCTCAG AGGGATATACCGTGAGTG GGGAAAGACAAACTACATTAATTTGGGTTCCTTCTTGATAAAGCCAGTGCAGAGAGTGATGCGCTACCCGCTGCTCCTGATGGAGCTGCTCAACACCACTCCTGAGTCACATCACGACAGGAAGCAGCTCGCCGAGGCAGTGATGTCCATTAAAGAGATCAATGTCAATATCAATGAatacaaaagaagaaaagatcttg TGGTGAAGTACCGCAAAGTCGATGAAGACAGGCTCATTGACAAGATCTCAAAGCTGAGTATGCACTCCATCATCAAGAAGTCAAACAGAGTGAGCAGCCATTTAAAGCACTTGACTGGGATCTCATCTCAG ATCAAAGATGAAGCTTTTGATGATGCAGAGAAAAGATTCAGACTTCAGGAGAGACTCATCAAATCCTTCATCAGGAATATCTCCCTTTATCTGCAGCATATAAGG GAGTCAGCCTCAGTAAAGGTGCTGGCAGCCATCAGTTTCTGTGACGTCTACACAGAGCGGCAACAGCAAATGGATCCTGAACGTTTCCAAAGAGCGCATCGATGCATCAGCGACACACAGTTTACAGAGTTT AAGGAGAGGACAGAAGTCCTAGTCATCACTCCCCTCACCCAGCTGCTCAATATGTTCGCCGGTCCCCACAAGCTGATCCAGAAACGTAGAGACAAGCTGCTGGACTACGACAACTGTAAGGAGCGTGCAGAGAGGCTGAAGGACAAACGTGTGCAGGAGGAGCTACAGGCAGCGAGGAATAACTATGAAGCTCTGAACGCCCAGCTGCTGGATGAGCTGCCCAAGTTTCACCGTGCAGCCGAAGATCTGTTCACCAGCTGTGTGAGGGGCTTCGCTCAAGCCCAGAGAGATTTCGTTTCACTCACGCTAGGGGAACTCACACCACTGCTGCAG CTATCTGGTTTGGGTGGTACAGAAGGAAATCTGGTATCCTTGTTCCAAGAAGAGCACACACGAGTGTTGGATTTACTTCAGAGCTTCAGTTTCTTTCCCGATAATCTTCCCACTACTATACGCAAACCTTTTGAGAAGAAGACTCTGGAGAAGCAGAGCTCCAAGAAGCAAGGCCCT CCAAATTGTGTAATACAGACGGATGAGCACCGAGCAGCACTTCTGGCAAGATACGGGCCAGAGAAACTCTACCaggctgaaagaaattttaatGCGGCACAGGACCTGGATGTGTCCGTACTGGAGGGAGACATGGTGGGTGTCATCAAGCAGCAAGACCCAATGGGCAGCCAGAACCGCTGGCTAATAGACAATGGAG TTACGAAGGGCTTTGTATATAGCTCCTTCTTAAAGCCCTACAATCCACGCAGGAGTCACTCGGATGTTTCCATTGAGAGCCAATCATCAAACGAGTCGGGCTACGGTGGCTCTTCTCCCATGTTCTCACGGCAGAATAGTAACAGCACTCTGACTTTCAACCAGGAGACATCGACTGTCAGCTTCTCATCAGCATACACTCGCCCTAATCTGGAGACCACCCCAAGGAAAAACAGAGAGGCTTCTTCAACCAACTACTCCCCTGCCAATCAGAGGGATTCCCTTGACCCCACCTTCAGAAACTCGCCCAATCTCAAAGAACCGTCAGAGACAGCCTGTCGAAATAACAGGGATCACTCAGAACCTTCATACCGAAATCCCACCAATCACAGAGATTCTTTAGACTCCGATCAAACCACTCCCACCAATAACAGAGACCCTCCAGACTTCCCTGAGACAGATTGTTCCTCCATTAAGAACTCCAGGTATGAATCATCTTCGAGGTATCACGACTCGCGCGGCTCACAGCAACGACAAAATGGAGACTCATCGGTACAGCAGAAAAGGCCACAGTACCCTCCTGAGGAGTATGTTGATCCAGAGCCTGAACCTGAGATTGATGGACACCAG ATATATTACGCTCTTTACTCCTTCAGTGCACGGTGTGCAAATGAGCTCAGCATTTCAGCCAATCAGCGGGTCCGAATCCTGGAGTTCCAGGACATGAATGGCAACCAGGAGTGGTGGCTGGGGGAGGCAGGAGGACGCAGGGGTTACGTCCCATCCAACTACATTCGCAAATCTGAGTACACATGA
- the dnmbp gene encoding dynamin-binding protein isoform X4, producing the protein MPQEWAGNHCFYQHQEELDYTEHRDFAQSPRSKERPDHVTRYHSWESDEYYEGREPYSRRDRYAYSLDRENRDYYDKELDKYRDGDRRGRDYYDHKELDKYDRYNRRDKHYDSNNKEHYNTRENDRYRYREADHYDSRDNYHYERYDRREKDQGDDRKGDRYDRSHREEGRRSYQHRERGSLDRRDYEGYAQRKGDYCDYKEKEKIHSDFRKDDYCDRRERTVERELPKLNNKELYEHKKDNHYDLKPRDRYDYRENCKSEQRDRYEPRERDSYQYREGDQHDCRVKEDRIFWKDERYDSGVKDCYEDKGCESDQNDQKSRERYRDIRSNSVEQKQDGYSTDHSSGRRCKEWEKDVYHKQTLKERKSYEDPVQLTYDHKDRYSDHRGSEKLNVEGHGQTRKPIYVGSLDRNSFYRKTAPSSLRKSEFATNRKKKQEMTLLASQPKSLESSPGSAATAEDPEQRMLEKRLKVIEELLQTEHDYIKDLQMCVKEIIQPLQKKQVQNIDFDGLFGNINSVIDLSRRLYKTLHDTDSTGQVFLDYKGELEEVYKIYCQNHDDAISLLETYEKDENIQKHVLECLEKLRGIYREWGKTNYINLGSFLIKPVQRVMRYPLLLMELLNTTPESHHDRKQLAEAVMSIKEINVNINEYKRRKDLVVKYRKVDEDRLIDKISKLSMHSIIKKSNRVSSHLKHLTGISSQIKDEAFDDAEKRFRLQERLIKSFIRNISLYLQHIRESASVKVLAAISFCDVYTERQQQMDPERFQRAHRCISDTQFTEFKERTEVLVITPLTQLLNMFAGPHKLIQKRRDKLLDYDNCKERAERLKDKRVQEELQAARNNYEALNAQLLDELPKFHRAAEDLFTSCVRGFAQAQRDFVSLTLGELTPLLQLSGLGGTEGNLVSLFQEEHTRVLDLLQSFSFFPDNLPTTIRKPFEKKTLEKQSSKKQGPPNCVIQTDEHRAALLARYGPEKLYQAERNFNAAQDLDVSVLEGDMVGVIKQQDPMGSQNRWLIDNGVTKGFVYSSFLKPYNPRRSHSDVSIESQSSNESGYGGSSPMFSRQNSNSTLTFNQETSTVSFSSAYTRPNLETTPRKNREASSTNYSPANQRDSLDPTFRNSPNLKEPSETACRNNRDHSEPSYRNPTNHRDSLDSDQTTPTNNRDPPDFPETDCSSIKNSRYESSSRYHDSRGSQQRQNGDSSVQQKRPQYPPEEYVDPEPEPEIDGHQIYYALYSFSARCANELSISANQRVRILEFQDMNGNQEWWLGEAGGRRGYVPSNYIRKSEYT; encoded by the exons ATGCCACAGGAATGGGCCGGCAATCACTGTTTCTATCAGCATCAAGAAGAACTGGATTACACTGAACACAGAGACTTTGCACAGAGCCCAAGGAGTAAGGAACGTCCTGATCATGTGACTCGGTACCACTCTTGGGAATCAGATGAGTACTATGAGGGTCGAGAGCCTTATAGTCGCAGAGATCGGTATGCGTACAGTTTAGACCGCGAAAACCGGGACTACTATGATAAGGAGCTAGATAAATACAGAGATGGGGACCGCAGAGGCCGGGATTACTATGACCATAAAGAGCTGGATAAGTATGACCGTTATAACCGCAGAGACAAGCACTATGACAGTAATAATAAAGAACACTACAACACCAGGGAAAATGACCGGTACAGATATAGAGAAGCAGACCACTATGACTCCAGAGACAATTACCATTATGAGCGCTATGATCGTAGAGAGAAAGACCAGGGTGATGACAGAAAGGGGGACCGCTATGACCGTAGTCACCGTGAGGAAGGCCGTAGAAGCTACCAGCATAGAGAAAGGGGTTCACTTGATCGAAGAGACTATGAAGGGTATGCGCAAAGGAAAGGAGATTACTGTGACTACAAAGAAAAAGAGAAGATCCACAGTGACTTTAGGAAAGATGACTACTGTGACCGTAGAGAAAGGACAGTAGAAAGAGAACTCCCTAAACTAAATAACAAGGAGTTGTACGAACATAAAAAAGATAACCACTATGACCTCAAACCAAGAGACCGGTATGATTACAGAGAAAATTGCAAGTCGGAGCAGAGAGATCGCTATGAACCTAGGGAAAGAGACTCTTATCAATACAGAGAGGGAGATCAACATGATTGCAGAGTAAAGGAAGATCGAATCTTCTGGAAAGATGAACGTTATGATAGTGGTGTTAAAGACTGCTATGAAGACAAGGGTTGTGAGAGCGATCAGAATGACCAGAAAAGCAGGGAGCGTTACAGAGATATAAGGTCAAATTCAGTAGAACAGAAACAAGACGGTTACAGTACTGACCACAGCAGTGGACGGCGCTGCAAGGAATGGGAAAAGGATGTTTATCACAAGCAGACATTGAAGGAGAGAAAGTCATATGAAGATCCTGTTCAACTCACTTACGACCACAAAGACCGGTACAGCGATCACCGGGGCTCAGAAAAACTGAATGTGGAAGGTCATGGCCAGACACGGAAACCCATTTATGTGGGTTCTCTGGACAGGAACAGCTTCTATAGAAAGACAGCACCCAGCTCTCTCAGGAAGTCAGAATTTGCCACCAACAGGAAAAAGAAACAAG AGATGACACTGCTTGCCTCCCAGCCAAAGTCTCTGGAATCATCGCCGGGATCAGCGGCCACGGCAGAAGACCCCGAACAAAGGATGCTGGAGAAAAGATTAAAGGTCATAGAGGAGCTTCTGCAGACAGAACATGACTATATCAAGGATCTTCAGATGTGTGTGAAGGAGATCATTCAGCCTTTGCAGAAGAAGCAG GTCCAGAATATTGACTTTGATGGTCTCTTTGGAAACATCAACTCTGTTATTGACCTTTCCCGTCGACTCTACAAGACCCTCCATGACACTGACTCAACAG GTCAAGTGTTCCTGGACTACAAAGGGGAATTGGAGGAGGTTTACAAGATCTATTGCCAAAATCATGACGACGCCATCTCTTTACTGGAGACCTATGAGAAGGACGAGAACATCCAGAAGCATGTTTTGGAATGTCTAGAGAAGCTCAG AGGGATATACCGTGAGTG GGGAAAGACAAACTACATTAATTTGGGTTCCTTCTTGATAAAGCCAGTGCAGAGAGTGATGCGCTACCCGCTGCTCCTGATGGAGCTGCTCAACACCACTCCTGAGTCACATCACGACAGGAAGCAGCTCGCCGAGGCAGTGATGTCCATTAAAGAGATCAATGTCAATATCAATGAatacaaaagaagaaaagatcttg TGGTGAAGTACCGCAAAGTCGATGAAGACAGGCTCATTGACAAGATCTCAAAGCTGAGTATGCACTCCATCATCAAGAAGTCAAACAGAGTGAGCAGCCATTTAAAGCACTTGACTGGGATCTCATCTCAG ATCAAAGATGAAGCTTTTGATGATGCAGAGAAAAGATTCAGACTTCAGGAGAGACTCATCAAATCCTTCATCAGGAATATCTCCCTTTATCTGCAGCATATAAGG GAGTCAGCCTCAGTAAAGGTGCTGGCAGCCATCAGTTTCTGTGACGTCTACACAGAGCGGCAACAGCAAATGGATCCTGAACGTTTCCAAAGAGCGCATCGATGCATCAGCGACACACAGTTTACAGAGTTT AAGGAGAGGACAGAAGTCCTAGTCATCACTCCCCTCACCCAGCTGCTCAATATGTTCGCCGGTCCCCACAAGCTGATCCAGAAACGTAGAGACAAGCTGCTGGACTACGACAACTGTAAGGAGCGTGCAGAGAGGCTGAAGGACAAACGTGTGCAGGAGGAGCTACAGGCAGCGAGGAATAACTATGAAGCTCTGAACGCCCAGCTGCTGGATGAGCTGCCCAAGTTTCACCGTGCAGCCGAAGATCTGTTCACCAGCTGTGTGAGGGGCTTCGCTCAAGCCCAGAGAGATTTCGTTTCACTCACGCTAGGGGAACTCACACCACTGCTGCAG CTATCTGGTTTGGGTGGTACAGAAGGAAATCTGGTATCCTTGTTCCAAGAAGAGCACACACGAGTGTTGGATTTACTTCAGAGCTTCAGTTTCTTTCCCGATAATCTTCCCACTACTATACGCAAACCTTTTGAGAAGAAGACTCTGGAGAAGCAGAGCTCCAAGAAGCAAGGCCCT CCAAATTGTGTAATACAGACGGATGAGCACCGAGCAGCACTTCTGGCAAGATACGGGCCAGAGAAACTCTACCaggctgaaagaaattttaatGCGGCACAGGACCTGGATGTGTCCGTACTGGAGGGAGACATGGTGGGTGTCATCAAGCAGCAAGACCCAATGGGCAGCCAGAACCGCTGGCTAATAGACAATGGAG TTACGAAGGGCTTTGTATATAGCTCCTTCTTAAAGCCCTACAATCCACGCAGGAGTCACTCGGATGTTTCCATTGAGAGCCAATCATCAAACGAGTCGGGCTACGGTGGCTCTTCTCCCATGTTCTCACGGCAGAATAGTAACAGCACTCTGACTTTCAACCAGGAGACATCGACTGTCAGCTTCTCATCAGCATACACTCGCCCTAATCTGGAGACCACCCCAAGGAAAAACAGAGAGGCTTCTTCAACCAACTACTCCCCTGCCAATCAGAGGGATTCCCTTGACCCCACCTTCAGAAACTCGCCCAATCTCAAAGAACCGTCAGAGACAGCCTGTCGAAATAACAGGGATCACTCAGAACCTTCATACCGAAATCCCACCAATCACAGAGATTCTTTAGACTCCGATCAAACCACTCCCACCAATAACAGAGACCCTCCAGACTTCCCTGAGACAGATTGTTCCTCCATTAAGAACTCCAGGTATGAATCATCTTCGAGGTATCACGACTCGCGCGGCTCACAGCAACGACAAAATGGAGACTCATCGGTACAGCAGAAAAGGCCACAGTACCCTCCTGAGGAGTATGTTGATCCAGAGCCTGAACCTGAGATTGATGGACACCAG ATATATTACGCTCTTTACTCCTTCAGTGCACGGTGTGCAAATGAGCTCAGCATTTCAGCCAATCAGCGGGTCCGAATCCTGGAGTTCCAGGACATGAATGGCAACCAGGAGTGGTGGCTGGGGGAGGCAGGAGGACGCAGGGGTTACGTCCCATCCAACTACATTCGCAAATCTGAGTACACATGA
- the habp2 gene encoding hyaluronan-binding protein 2 isoform X1 produces the protein MDFASTPGIMFPVILLLIGLSGLALPVQAAPCLMGDDYRITSELDETYYSLPDLKELSAEMNDNDWIYSFFDEPEVCDPNPCQNNGVCELEKDSFKCICPKPFFGKHCQNVRSVCKRVNCGNGDCVRTREAPFYECKCRPPYLGANCKKASACNPSPCLNGGECFKGRTRASFKCRCPEGYSGRFCQVGPDDCYEGNGASYRGFVSETVEGIECLPWNYYSISSEYFEGNDGIGDHNYCRNPDGEREPWCFVKEKGKLVWDYCNVKPCSEPEPVKPSTTAAKLEFSDCGKIQTSMISPRIFGGSKSLPDAHPWQVSFQVRPKDSNIPFSHDCGGTLIDTCWVLTAAHCIDESNEVRLEIGGVNLKKNDPAKQFLEVEKIIVHENYTDTGGVLYNDIALLKLKAINGRCANETRTVKAACLPTESFPDETQCTISGYGTTEKGETVSPHLLDAKVLLISQKRCMSRNVFNNILDDSMICAGYLQGKIDTCQGDSGGPLVCQKNGTHYVYGVVSWGDSCGKKNKPGVYARVTKFIDWINQKMQSA, from the exons ATGGATTTTGCATCTACTCCTGGAATCATGTTTCCAGTGATTCTGCTTCTGATTGGCCTGTCTGGCCTCGCTTTACCAGTTCAAGCAGCACCG TGTCTTATGGGTGACGATTACAGGATAACTTCTGAACTTGATG AAACATATTACTCTTTACCTGACCTAAAGGAACTATCAGCTGAAATGAATGACAATGATTGGATTTATTCCTTCTTTGATGAACCAG AAGTCTGTGATCCAAATCCTTGCCAGAACAATGGAGTATGTGAGCTAGAGAAGGATAGTTTcaaatgcatctgtccaaagCCTTTCTTTGGCAAGCATTGTCAGAATG TGAGGAGCGTGTGTAAGAGAGTGAATTGTGGTAATGGTGATTGTGTCAGAACTCGAGAAGCCCCGTTTTATGAATGCAAGTGCCGGCCGCCCTATCTGGGCGCTAACTGCAAGAAAG CCTCTGCGTGTAACCCAAGTCCATGCCTGAATGGAGGAGAGTGCTTTAAAGGCCGCACGAGAGCCAGTTTTAAATGCAGATGTCCTGAAGGTTACAGTGGCCGCTTCTGCCAAGTTG GTCCAGATGATTGCTATGAAGGGAATGGGGCATCATACAGAGGTTTTGTCAGTGAGACAGTGGAAGGAATAGAATGTTTACCCTGGAACTACTATAGTATTTCCTCAGAGTACTTTGAAGGCAATGATGGCATTGGAGACCACAATTACTGCAG AAATCCGGATGGAGAACGGGAACCCTGGTGCTTTGTGAAAGAGAAGGGGAAACTTGTGTGGGATTACTGTAACGTCAAGCCGTGTTCTGAACCAG AACCAGTAAAACCCTCCACAACCGCTGCAAAACTAGAATTTTCTGACTGTGGCAAGATTCAGACTAGTATGATATCCCCAAGGATATTTGGTGGGAGTAAGTCCTTGCCTGATGCACATCCATGGCAGGTCTCATTTCAGGTCCGGCCCAAGGACTCTAATATACCCTTCAGCCACGACTGTGGAGGAACCCTTATTGACACTTGCTGGGTCCTAACGGCTGCTCATTGTAT TGATGAGAGCAATGAGGTAAGGTTGGAGATTGGTGGTGTGAACCTGAAGAAAAATGACCCTGCAAAACAGTTTCTGGAAGTGGAGAAAATCATTGTTCATGAGAACTATACAGATACTGGTGGAGTCCTGTATAATGATATAG CCCTGCTGAAACTAAAAGCAATAAATGGGCGGTGCGCCAATGAGACCAGGACTGTTAAGGCAGCATGTCTCCCCACTGAATCGTTCCCTGATGAAACACAGTGCACCATATCAGGCTATGGAACCACTGAGAAAG GGGAAACTGTCTCTCCTCACCTGCTAGATGCCAAAGTTCTCCTGATCTCTCAGAAACGTTGTATGTCTCGTAATGTCTTTAATAACATATTGGATGATTCCATGATTTGTGCTGGATATTTACAAGGAAAGATTGACACTTGCCAG GGTGATTCTGGTGGACCCCTAGTTTGTCAAAAGAATGGGActcattacgtctatggtgtgGTGAGTTGGGGTGACAGCTGTGGCAAGAAGAACAAGCCAGGTGTCTATGCCCGTGTCACCAAATTCATTGACTGGATCAATCAAAAGATGCAATCAGCTTAG
- the habp2 gene encoding hyaluronan-binding protein 2 isoform X2, which produces MDFASTPGIMFPVILLLIGLSGLALPVQAAPCLMGDDYRITSELDETYYSLPDLKELSAEMNDNDWIYSFFDEPEVCDPNPCQNNGVCELEKDSFKCICPKPFFGKHCQNVRSVCKRVNCGNGDCVRTREAPFYECKCRPPYLGANCKKASACNPSPCLNGGECFKGRTRASFKCRCPEGYSGRFCQVGPDDCYEGNGASYRGFVSETVEGIECLPWNYYSISSEYFEGNDGIGDHNYCRNPDGEREPWCFVKEKGKLVWDYCNVKPCSEPEPVKPSTTAAKLEFSDCGKIQTSMISPRIFGGSKSLPDAHPWQVSFQVRPKDSNIPFSHDCGGTLIDTCWVLTAAHCIDESNEVRLEIGGVNLKKNDPAKQFLEVEKIIVHENYTDTGGVLYNDIALLKLKAINGRCANETRTVKAACLPTESFPDETQCTISGYGTTEKG; this is translated from the exons ATGGATTTTGCATCTACTCCTGGAATCATGTTTCCAGTGATTCTGCTTCTGATTGGCCTGTCTGGCCTCGCTTTACCAGTTCAAGCAGCACCG TGTCTTATGGGTGACGATTACAGGATAACTTCTGAACTTGATG AAACATATTACTCTTTACCTGACCTAAAGGAACTATCAGCTGAAATGAATGACAATGATTGGATTTATTCCTTCTTTGATGAACCAG AAGTCTGTGATCCAAATCCTTGCCAGAACAATGGAGTATGTGAGCTAGAGAAGGATAGTTTcaaatgcatctgtccaaagCCTTTCTTTGGCAAGCATTGTCAGAATG TGAGGAGCGTGTGTAAGAGAGTGAATTGTGGTAATGGTGATTGTGTCAGAACTCGAGAAGCCCCGTTTTATGAATGCAAGTGCCGGCCGCCCTATCTGGGCGCTAACTGCAAGAAAG CCTCTGCGTGTAACCCAAGTCCATGCCTGAATGGAGGAGAGTGCTTTAAAGGCCGCACGAGAGCCAGTTTTAAATGCAGATGTCCTGAAGGTTACAGTGGCCGCTTCTGCCAAGTTG GTCCAGATGATTGCTATGAAGGGAATGGGGCATCATACAGAGGTTTTGTCAGTGAGACAGTGGAAGGAATAGAATGTTTACCCTGGAACTACTATAGTATTTCCTCAGAGTACTTTGAAGGCAATGATGGCATTGGAGACCACAATTACTGCAG AAATCCGGATGGAGAACGGGAACCCTGGTGCTTTGTGAAAGAGAAGGGGAAACTTGTGTGGGATTACTGTAACGTCAAGCCGTGTTCTGAACCAG AACCAGTAAAACCCTCCACAACCGCTGCAAAACTAGAATTTTCTGACTGTGGCAAGATTCAGACTAGTATGATATCCCCAAGGATATTTGGTGGGAGTAAGTCCTTGCCTGATGCACATCCATGGCAGGTCTCATTTCAGGTCCGGCCCAAGGACTCTAATATACCCTTCAGCCACGACTGTGGAGGAACCCTTATTGACACTTGCTGGGTCCTAACGGCTGCTCATTGTAT TGATGAGAGCAATGAGGTAAGGTTGGAGATTGGTGGTGTGAACCTGAAGAAAAATGACCCTGCAAAACAGTTTCTGGAAGTGGAGAAAATCATTGTTCATGAGAACTATACAGATACTGGTGGAGTCCTGTATAATGATATAG CCCTGCTGAAACTAAAAGCAATAAATGGGCGGTGCGCCAATGAGACCAGGACTGTTAAGGCAGCATGTCTCCCCACTGAATCGTTCCCTGATGAAACACAGTGCACCATATCAGGCTATGGAACCACTGAGAAAG GGTGA